A part of Maridesulfovibrio hydrothermalis AM13 = DSM 14728 genomic DNA contains:
- the mgtE gene encoding magnesium transporter produces the protein MTKAKGIPDPLREWQESSQGRAGKLNQRVIDAMHPADAADHIEELGLEEQVKFIKQLPIRDAADSIAEMEKHDQRDLVERLNVGMAARILEYMSPDDATDILEDLDDDLRETLLRQIKAEDREEISTLLTFDPDTAGGVMTTEVAIVRDNMTVDQAIATIRTEVEDKSIPYYAYVVDRRNHLVGAVSMRDLLISRPGKMLTELTHNQHLISVTYNVDKEEVARLIAHYNFLAMPVTDYDHRFIGVVTVDDVIDIINEEASEDMQSMVGAGTDETTDSPWKYSVKKRLPWLVINVANSAVSAWVVHLFEGNIAKMAMLAVLMPIVANQAGNTGQQALAVMIRQFATEKFDRKKSWEAVFRELKIGLANGICISLLVLFAVFMITSNYTLALVMSAALFIDMVLGAVVGGAIPIILKEFGRDPAQASSIFLTTITDSFGFLSLLGLAGIFLL, from the coding sequence ATGACTAAGGCAAAAGGAATACCCGATCCGCTCAGAGAGTGGCAGGAAAGCAGTCAAGGACGTGCAGGAAAACTGAACCAGCGCGTAATTGATGCCATGCATCCTGCTGATGCTGCTGACCATATTGAAGAACTCGGCCTTGAAGAGCAGGTTAAGTTTATTAAGCAGCTTCCCATTCGTGACGCTGCTGATTCCATTGCTGAAATGGAAAAGCATGACCAGCGTGATCTGGTTGAGCGCCTCAATGTGGGAATGGCTGCCCGGATTCTTGAATATATGTCGCCTGATGATGCGACAGATATTCTGGAAGATCTTGATGATGATCTCCGGGAAACTCTGCTTCGTCAGATTAAAGCTGAAGATCGTGAAGAGATTTCGACTCTGCTGACTTTCGATCCGGATACCGCCGGTGGTGTTATGACCACTGAGGTTGCTATAGTCCGTGATAATATGACTGTCGATCAGGCTATTGCCACTATCAGGACAGAAGTCGAAGATAAAAGTATTCCATATTATGCTTACGTTGTAGATCGCCGTAACCACTTAGTCGGCGCAGTTTCCATGCGGGATCTTCTTATTTCGAGACCCGGAAAGATGCTTACTGAACTTACTCATAATCAGCACCTTATTTCGGTTACGTACAATGTAGATAAAGAAGAAGTAGCCCGTCTTATTGCTCACTATAATTTTCTCGCAATGCCGGTCACAGACTATGACCACCGTTTCATCGGTGTAGTTACCGTTGACGATGTCATTGATATTATCAATGAAGAAGCCAGTGAAGATATGCAGTCAATGGTTGGTGCCGGTACTGATGAAACTACTGATTCACCCTGGAAGTATTCAGTAAAAAAACGCCTTCCATGGCTGGTCATCAACGTTGCCAACTCTGCGGTATCTGCATGGGTTGTTCATCTCTTTGAAGGTAATATTGCTAAAATGGCCATGCTCGCCGTACTGATGCCTATCGTTGCAAATCAGGCCGGTAACACAGGGCAGCAGGCTCTTGCAGTTATGATTCGTCAGTTTGCTACGGAAAAATTCGACCGTAAAAAATCCTGGGAAGCGGTTTTCCGTGAACTTAAAATCGGTCTGGCCAACGGAATTTGCATATCACTATTAGTTCTGTTTGCCGTTTTCATGATCACCAGCAACTACACGCTTGCTCTGGTCATGTCTGCCGCACTTTTTATTGATATGGTGCTCGGCGCGGTTGTCGGCGGAGCCATACCTATCATCCTAAAAGAATTCGGCCGAGATCCTGCGCAAGCCTCATCTATTTTTCTAACCACGATCACAGACAGCTTTGGATTCTTATCACTGCTCGGTCTTGCCGGAATATTTTTATTGTAA
- a CDS encoding TrkH family potassium uptake protein — protein MRWKVVLHIIGALTLCVGLTMLFPLGFSLYYQDSGVVPLVKSLFVTAVFGLALFFIFRDKNGNQGLSHREGMAIVALGWVSAGFFGSLPFYFGDVFVSYVDCFFESLSGFTTTGASVMTDIESNAKGILFWRSLTHWLGGMGIIVLSLAILPFLGVGGMQLYKAEVPGPVPDKLKPRIKDTAMVLWKVYVLFSAIEVVLLMFGGMDFFDSLCHTFGTLATGGFSTKNSSVAYFQSAYIDYVITFFMIVAAINFSLHYQMIKGRPLLMWRDPEFRFFGIVTLIITAIITISVYSATEYESFSDSFRYTSFQVASIMSTTGFATADYEIWPALAQGLLLFCMFLGGCAGSTSGGMKHLRIMLLLKQSYQEIFRIIHPRSVNRVKLGKTVVKPETMNDILGFFVLWLGLFVICGLVVSATGVDVVSSFAASLACIGNIGPGIGSVGPTENYAHIPELGKWALIFCMLLGRLEIYTVIVLCVPEFWRK, from the coding sequence ATGCGTTGGAAAGTAGTTCTGCATATTATCGGAGCTTTGACGCTTTGTGTCGGGCTGACCATGCTTTTCCCGCTTGGATTTTCACTCTACTATCAAGACTCAGGCGTTGTACCGCTTGTGAAGTCATTATTCGTGACGGCCGTTTTTGGTTTGGCTCTTTTTTTTATTTTTAGGGATAAAAACGGTAATCAGGGGCTCAGCCATCGTGAAGGTATGGCTATTGTTGCTCTGGGCTGGGTTTCAGCCGGTTTTTTCGGTAGCTTACCATTTTATTTCGGCGATGTTTTTGTTAGTTACGTGGATTGTTTTTTCGAATCACTTTCCGGTTTTACAACAACCGGCGCATCGGTAATGACAGATATTGAGAGCAACGCCAAAGGTATTTTGTTCTGGCGCAGCCTTACTCACTGGCTGGGCGGGATGGGAATTATTGTTTTGTCTCTGGCTATATTACCGTTTCTCGGAGTAGGGGGAATGCAGCTCTACAAAGCTGAAGTTCCCGGACCGGTACCGGATAAACTCAAGCCCAGAATCAAAGACACTGCGATGGTCTTGTGGAAAGTTTATGTGCTTTTTTCCGCTATAGAAGTGGTATTGCTCATGTTCGGCGGGATGGATTTTTTTGATTCTCTCTGCCATACATTCGGAACACTTGCCACAGGTGGCTTTTCTACTAAAAACTCTTCTGTAGCCTATTTTCAAAGTGCATATATTGATTATGTAATAACTTTTTTTATGATAGTCGCGGCAATTAATTTCAGTCTTCACTATCAGATGATCAAAGGTCGTCCGTTACTCATGTGGCGTGATCCGGAATTCAGGTTCTTTGGAATAGTTACTCTCATAATTACTGCTATTATCACCATTTCCGTTTATTCTGCCACGGAGTATGAGTCCTTTTCCGATTCTTTCAGGTATACCTCATTTCAGGTGGCATCAATAATGAGTACTACCGGTTTTGCGACAGCTGACTATGAAATCTGGCCGGCATTAGCACAGGGTTTGCTACTTTTCTGTATGTTTCTCGGCGGCTGCGCCGGTTCTACAAGCGGTGGCATGAAGCACTTGCGCATTATGCTGCTCCTAAAGCAGTCGTACCAAGAGATTTTCAGGATTATACACCCGCGTTCAGTAAATCGTGTAAAGCTCGGCAAAACCGTAGTTAAGCCCGAGACCATGAATGATATTCTCGGATTTTTCGTACTCTGGCTTGGACTGTTTGTTATTTGCGGACTTGTCGTTTCTGCAACAGGGGTGGATGTTGTTTCATCTTTTGCAGCATCACTTGCCTGCATCGGCAATATCGGTCCCGGTATCGGAAGTGTCGGTCCTACCGAAAATTACGCACATATCCCTGAGCTGGGCAAATGGGCGCTGATTTTTTGCATGCTGCTTGGACGTCTAGAAATTTATACTGTGATTGTTCTTTGTGTACCGGAGTTCTGGCGGAAGTAG
- the nadB gene encoding L-aspartate oxidase: protein MQDHRIRAEVLVIGSGISGCISALTIAEKGIEVTLLTQGEDLFTGNTRLAQGGIVYTGPEDCPKALESDIRTAGWDYNNKKAVRAMAKNGPEVLKRLFLDKYPVPFHKDDDGEYSLTREGGHAVPRILYCADHTGQSIMEVLAKNVAEHPYIRVCTNRTAIDLLTNHHHARGTEFMYTLSNKCLGAYVYNESRNVVETVLADFTVLATGGLGQIYQHTTNSTGSIGSGIAMANRAKARVINAEMVQFHPTTYFQGTRSRASRRFLISEAVRGEGAKLINSSGEAFMHHYDPRADLAPRDIVTRSILDEMFKTEEECVYLDAANHVKHDLTKRFPTIYGKCADAGLDITKEPIPVVPAAHYFCGGILVDEKGKTTLDRLYSVGECSCTGVHGGNRLASTSLLEGMLWGNTAGEDIAARASKKSKINRKMLDAIPDWESPGNNSNEDPALIAQDWAFIRSIMWNYVGITRSTARLNRAIDDLVNLNRNLRSFYKRTPISRPIIDLFHGSQSALTVTVAALRSKKSIGCHYRID from the coding sequence ATGCAAGATCACCGAATAAGAGCCGAGGTTTTAGTCATCGGATCTGGAATCTCCGGATGTATCTCAGCTCTGACCATAGCAGAAAAAGGTATAGAAGTTACGTTATTAACTCAGGGTGAGGATCTCTTCACCGGAAACACAAGACTAGCTCAAGGCGGAATTGTATACACCGGACCGGAAGATTGCCCCAAAGCACTTGAAAGTGACATCCGCACAGCCGGTTGGGATTATAATAATAAGAAAGCTGTGCGAGCAATGGCCAAAAATGGCCCGGAAGTATTGAAACGTCTGTTTCTGGATAAATATCCGGTCCCTTTTCACAAAGATGATGATGGAGAGTACAGCCTGACCCGCGAGGGCGGGCATGCTGTACCCCGCATCCTCTATTGTGCTGACCACACCGGACAATCCATAATGGAGGTTCTGGCTAAAAATGTTGCGGAGCATCCCTATATACGGGTTTGCACAAACCGGACAGCAATCGACCTGCTCACTAATCATCACCATGCCCGCGGTACTGAGTTTATGTATACTCTCAGTAATAAATGTCTGGGGGCATATGTCTATAATGAATCAAGAAACGTAGTAGAAACTGTTCTTGCTGATTTCACAGTACTTGCCACTGGAGGACTGGGACAGATTTACCAGCACACAACGAACTCCACAGGTTCGATCGGTTCCGGCATTGCTATGGCCAACCGCGCAAAAGCACGAGTCATAAATGCCGAAATGGTGCAGTTTCATCCCACCACGTACTTTCAGGGAACCCGCTCAAGAGCAAGCCGCAGGTTTTTAATTTCAGAGGCGGTACGCGGTGAAGGAGCTAAACTTATCAACTCATCCGGTGAAGCGTTCATGCATCACTATGATCCGCGTGCCGACCTTGCTCCACGCGATATCGTCACCCGCTCGATTCTGGATGAAATGTTTAAGACAGAAGAAGAATGCGTATATCTTGACGCAGCCAATCACGTTAAGCATGATCTTACCAAAAGATTCCCGACAATTTACGGAAAATGTGCAGATGCAGGTCTCGATATAACCAAAGAGCCAATTCCGGTTGTACCTGCCGCGCATTATTTCTGCGGCGGAATTTTAGTGGATGAAAAAGGCAAGACGACTCTCGATAGGCTGTACAGTGTGGGTGAATGCTCCTGCACGGGCGTCCACGGCGGAAACCGCTTAGCAAGCACGTCGCTTCTGGAGGGAATGCTCTGGGGCAACACCGCAGGCGAAGATATTGCCGCAAGAGCATCGAAAAAATCAAAAATAAACAGAAAAATGCTTGATGCGATTCCAGACTGGGAAAGCCCGGGCAACAATTCAAATGAAGATCCGGCCCTGATTGCTCAAGACTGGGCTTTCATCCGCAGTATAATGTGGAACTATGTAGGTATAACAAGATCTACAGCACGCCTTAACCGTGCCATAGATGACCTCGTAAATCTCAACCGTAATCTGCGTTCATTCTATAAGCGGACCCCCATCAGCAGACCTATCATTGACCTGTTTCATGGAAGCCAGTCCGCACTGACTGTGACCGTTGCGGCTCTGAGAAGCAAAAAGAGCATCGGCTGTCACTATAGAATTGATTAA
- the rpsT gene encoding 30S ribosomal protein S20, translating to MANHKSALKRHRQSLVRNERNTMVRTRIKNVVKAVRSAVEANDTDLAASTLRKATAVLDKAATKKVIHARTAARRISRLHAAVNKMA from the coding sequence TTGGCTAATCACAAGTCCGCTCTCAAAAGACACCGTCAGAGTTTGGTTCGCAACGAACGCAACACCATGGTACGCACCCGTATCAAAAACGTTGTAAAAGCTGTTCGTTCTGCTGTTGAAGCAAACGATACAGACCTCGCAGCTTCCACTCTCCGTAAGGCAACTGCTGTACTTGATAAGGCAGCAACCAAAAAAGTTATCCACGCGCGCACTGCTGCACGCAGGATTTCCCGCCTTCACGCAGCCGTTAACAAAATGGCTTAG
- the trkA gene encoding Trk system potassium transporter TrkA, whose protein sequence is MRVIIVGAGEVGFNVARRLSGESKDVVVIDKDSQALSKVSDSLDVQTIQGSGSSPEILKQAGVGEADIFLAVTDKDEINLIATFFANRISPKIIKLARIRNEDYTKYSEMFTEGDLRIDTIINPDEEVVDSILRVMSVPGAVEINDFVGGKVRLIGVKLPEDSPLVGVSLMNIRDHFNDVDVVIAALVRNDRLIIPGGLDTIEKGDIVYFTCIRDQQERLLQCAGILSDPISKVLIVGGGNVGFLLAQHLDNKKYHTRLLDNDPERCAVLSEKLDRVIVLRGDGTDQDLLKEENVGELDMVISVTGDEEMNILSCLLAKNLGARKTITRINNFAYIPLIQPIGIDHLVCPRLSAINSILHFVRQGKVISAVSIKGEEAEALEAIAQENSGIVGKPIMDLNLPKGTLILCFQRGEEVVIPSGVTVIEPNDRLLIISTHKNIPKIEKALTTKLELY, encoded by the coding sequence TTGAGGGTTATAATAGTAGGGGCCGGAGAGGTCGGGTTCAACGTAGCCAGACGTCTTTCCGGGGAAAGTAAGGATGTTGTCGTAATCGACAAGGATTCACAGGCACTTAGTAAGGTTTCAGATTCACTGGATGTACAAACTATTCAAGGGTCCGGCTCTAGCCCTGAGATTTTGAAGCAGGCCGGAGTTGGTGAAGCAGATATATTTCTCGCAGTAACTGACAAAGATGAGATTAATCTTATCGCAACTTTCTTTGCTAACAGAATTTCTCCCAAAATTATTAAGCTCGCCCGGATAAGAAACGAGGATTACACTAAGTATTCCGAAATGTTTACTGAAGGTGACTTGCGAATTGATACTATCATTAACCCTGATGAAGAGGTTGTTGATTCCATTTTACGTGTGATGAGCGTCCCCGGAGCAGTTGAAATCAACGACTTTGTCGGTGGAAAAGTACGCCTTATCGGTGTGAAGCTTCCGGAAGACAGTCCCCTTGTCGGCGTATCTCTGATGAATATAAGAGATCATTTCAACGATGTTGATGTGGTTATCGCCGCATTAGTCCGTAATGACAGGCTTATTATTCCCGGTGGTCTTGATACAATTGAAAAAGGCGATATTGTCTATTTTACATGCATCCGTGACCAGCAGGAAAGGCTTCTTCAGTGTGCCGGAATTTTATCTGATCCAATAAGTAAGGTCTTAATTGTCGGCGGCGGCAATGTGGGCTTCCTTCTCGCACAGCATCTGGATAATAAAAAATACCACACCCGTTTACTTGATAATGATCCTGAACGTTGCGCCGTTCTTTCTGAAAAGCTTGACAGAGTAATTGTGCTTCGTGGCGATGGAACTGATCAGGACTTGCTCAAAGAAGAAAATGTCGGTGAGCTTGATATGGTTATCTCCGTTACCGGAGATGAGGAAATGAATATTTTGTCTTGTCTGCTGGCCAAAAATCTTGGTGCACGCAAAACTATTACACGCATAAATAATTTTGCGTACATTCCGCTTATCCAGCCTATCGGTATTGATCATTTGGTTTGCCCCAGACTTTCTGCAATTAATTCTATCCTGCACTTTGTAAGGCAGGGCAAAGTTATTTCCGCTGTTTCAATAAAAGGGGAGGAGGCTGAAGCTCTTGAGGCAATAGCACAGGAAAATTCCGGAATCGTGGGAAAACCTATTATGGATCTCAATCTTCCCAAAGGAACACTCATTCTTTGCTTCCAGCGCGGTGAAGAAGTTGTCATCCCTTCCGGTGTGACTGTTATTGAACCGAACGACCGGCTACTTATTATTTCTACCCACAAGAATATTCCTAAAATTGAAAAGGCTCTCACTACCAAGCTGGAGTTGTATTAA
- the nadC gene encoding carboxylating nicotinate-nucleotide diphosphorylase: MTEKVFNNFFQAEAKMFLLATIRIALSEDGPDLTSQGLFEPEDIATAQIIAKEDTVVAGLPLINLILEFADQENKCQVHLNVDEGEKISTGTLIAAIQGPAALLLKAERVILNFISHMSGIATETRKYVQALDHCETILLDTRKTLPGLRYPEKYAVLVGGAKNHRLNLVEMLMLKDNHIDRAGSITLAVNKLRNKYEECPPIEVECRTQEEVDEAVACKVDRIMLDNMTFDEAKASIATIPDEIETEISGNVTLETIAGLAEAGPDYISVGRITHSAKCSDMSMKIISM, encoded by the coding sequence ATGACTGAAAAAGTATTTAATAATTTCTTTCAAGCCGAAGCGAAAATGTTCCTTCTGGCAACTATTAGAATAGCTCTAAGCGAAGATGGCCCTGATTTGACCTCACAGGGCCTGTTTGAGCCTGAAGATATAGCGACGGCTCAAATCATTGCAAAAGAAGATACTGTTGTAGCCGGACTGCCTCTGATTAACTTGATTCTTGAATTTGCAGATCAGGAAAACAAATGTCAGGTGCATCTAAATGTTGATGAAGGTGAAAAAATCTCCACTGGAACACTCATTGCCGCTATTCAGGGGCCGGCCGCCCTGCTGCTGAAAGCGGAAAGAGTAATCCTCAACTTCATCTCACATATGTCCGGCATTGCTACTGAAACCAGAAAATACGTTCAGGCTCTGGATCACTGCGAGACTATCCTCCTCGATACTCGCAAGACCCTGCCCGGCCTGCGCTATCCCGAAAAATACGCCGTCCTTGTGGGCGGAGCGAAGAACCACCGCTTGAATCTGGTGGAAATGCTTATGCTCAAAGACAACCACATTGACCGCGCCGGTTCAATTACTCTGGCAGTTAATAAACTGCGTAATAAGTATGAAGAATGCCCTCCCATTGAGGTGGAGTGCCGTACTCAGGAAGAAGTGGATGAAGCTGTTGCCTGTAAAGTCGATCGCATAATGCTCGACAACATGACCTTTGACGAAGCCAAGGCTTCTATCGCAACCATTCCTGATGAAATTGAGACTGAAATCAGCGGAAACGTGACCCTTGAAACAATCGCCGGCCTTGCAGAAGCCGGACCTGATTACATTTCAGTAGGCAGAATCACTCATTCCGCGAAATGCTCAGACATGAGCATGAAGATTATATCCATGTAG
- the nadA gene encoding quinolinate synthase NadA, producing the protein MYSDIIADQKKKYGNRLAILGHHYQSDEIIRHTDLKGDSLELARQIEKLEAEYIVFCGVHFMAESAAIVRRKNQKVYIPDASAGCVMANMAPAYLVDKVLTKIIKESGRKIIPLAYVNTPAAVKTVCGKHGGSVCTSANAEKMLSWALEQGDGVLFLPDKNLALNTADKLGIPDEKRMILNIRAQGDQIDVQQTLDKKLLIWPGLCAIHQRFKLSQVESFRAKYPGCKVVVHPECPPELVEAADGDGSTSYLIKYVADSPAGSTIIIGTETNLVNRLKNEFPDKNIIPLRISVCSNMAKINEKNLAELLQNLETASFEDVSDEIREPARIALERMLQVCA; encoded by the coding sequence ATGTATTCAGATATCATCGCTGACCAGAAGAAAAAATATGGAAATAGGCTGGCCATACTCGGACACCACTATCAGTCGGATGAAATCATCCGTCACACTGACCTTAAGGGCGATTCACTTGAACTGGCCCGTCAGATTGAAAAACTGGAAGCAGAATACATAGTATTTTGCGGCGTCCATTTTATGGCCGAATCCGCAGCCATAGTGCGCAGGAAAAACCAAAAGGTGTACATTCCTGATGCAAGCGCAGGCTGCGTGATGGCCAACATGGCTCCGGCCTATCTTGTTGACAAAGTACTGACAAAAATAATTAAAGAAAGCGGAAGAAAAATTATTCCGCTCGCTTACGTGAATACTCCCGCGGCAGTAAAAACTGTCTGCGGTAAACATGGCGGCTCTGTCTGCACTTCTGCCAATGCTGAAAAAATGCTCAGCTGGGCACTTGAGCAAGGTGATGGCGTTCTTTTTCTGCCGGATAAAAACCTTGCCCTCAACACAGCTGACAAGCTTGGCATCCCCGATGAAAAACGTATGATTCTTAACATTCGTGCCCAGGGTGATCAAATTGATGTCCAGCAGACGCTTGATAAAAAACTGCTCATCTGGCCCGGACTTTGCGCTATTCATCAAAGATTCAAACTTTCACAGGTTGAATCTTTCAGAGCTAAATATCCCGGCTGCAAAGTCGTTGTACATCCTGAATGCCCTCCCGAACTGGTCGAGGCAGCAGATGGTGACGGCTCCACATCATACTTGATTAAGTATGTGGCAGACTCCCCTGCCGGAAGCACTATTATTATCGGAACGGAGACCAACCTTGTAAACAGGTTGAAAAATGAATTCCCCGATAAAAATATCATTCCGCTCAGAATCAGCGTTTGCAGCAACATGGCAAAAATTAATGAAAAAAATCTTGCCGAGCTTTTGCAAAATCTGGAAACCGCTTCATTTGAAGATGTTTCCGATGAAATCAGGGAACCCGCAAGAATAGCTCTTGAAAGGATGCTCCAAGTCTGCGCTTAA
- a CDS encoding adenylate kinase, with protein MNILIFGPNGSGKGTQGALAKKKFDLDHIESGAIFRKHIGGGTELGMKAKEYIDKGELVPDDITIPMVLDVLQSSSEKGWLLDGFPRSIVQAEKLWEALEKDGVKLDYVIEILLPREVAKNRIMGRRLCENDPNHPNNKFIDAIKPEGDSCRVCGGALTERADDQDEDAINKRHDIYYDDKTGTVAAAYFYKGLAPKEGFKYIELNGEGTIDAIKETLMAQLV; from the coding sequence ATGAATATTCTTATTTTTGGACCTAACGGTAGTGGTAAAGGAACTCAGGGCGCACTCGCAAAGAAAAAATTCGACCTCGACCATATCGAATCCGGTGCTATTTTTCGTAAGCACATCGGTGGCGGAACCGAGCTTGGAATGAAAGCTAAAGAATACATCGACAAGGGTGAACTCGTTCCTGATGATATCACCATTCCTATGGTTCTCGATGTTCTCCAGTCTTCCAGCGAAAAGGGCTGGTTGCTTGACGGTTTCCCCCGCTCCATCGTTCAGGCTGAAAAACTCTGGGAAGCTCTCGAAAAAGACGGCGTAAAGCTGGACTATGTTATCGAAATTCTTCTTCCCCGCGAAGTTGCTAAAAACCGCATCATGGGTCGCCGCCTTTGCGAAAATGATCCTAACCACCCTAACAACAAATTCATCGACGCTATTAAGCCTGAAGGTGACTCCTGTCGCGTTTGCGGCGGTGCTCTTACCGAGCGTGCTGATGATCAGGACGAAGACGCAATCAACAAACGTCATGACATCTACTACGATGACAAGACCGGTACTGTTGCAGCAGCATACTTCTACAAAGGCCTTGCTCCCAAAGAAGGCTTCAAATACATTGAGCTTAACGGCGAAGGCACAATCGACGCTATCAAAGAAACCCTCATGGCTCAGCTCGTTTAA